The Brevibacillus brevis genome contains a region encoding:
- the fabD gene encoding ACP S-malonyltransferase, translated as MDKIALLFPGQGSQYVGMGQALCEAHPIAARTFEEASDALGFNLQTLCFAGDVQELTKTEHAQPAILTASVAAFRVYSQEMNIEPKWVAGHSLGEFTALTCAGAIQFADAVRLVYRRGQFMQAATPQGVGAMSAIFGLNAQLVEEICREHSRDDAIVVVANHNSADQIVISGHAHAVRQVEEACKQHGSTSVVSLKVSAPFHSPLMVQAAEQLHEELKRYTYCDPKWPVISNVTAQPYVHANQLVDLLTAQTTSAVRWQSTMDYLVKQGANTVIELGPKNVLTNLAKGYPVRAFAFDKQGEINRYQQELQDAKKRNQAAIAQLVDSCIAIAVCTKNRGLDEEVYQQGVIAPYQALQQLRQQLEQEEKEGGYGDVQEAFSLLRLILQTKKAPDAEQAMRFEQLTSKPDLQQRFPEIGNEWQAS; from the coding sequence ATGGACAAAATCGCACTTTTATTCCCGGGACAAGGTTCGCAATATGTTGGAATGGGCCAAGCATTATGTGAGGCCCATCCCATTGCGGCTCGCACCTTTGAAGAAGCAAGTGATGCGCTTGGATTTAACCTGCAAACCCTTTGTTTTGCAGGGGATGTACAAGAACTGACCAAAACAGAGCACGCACAGCCAGCAATCCTGACGGCAAGTGTCGCAGCCTTCCGCGTTTATTCACAGGAAATGAACATCGAACCGAAGTGGGTGGCTGGTCACAGTCTGGGCGAGTTTACGGCCCTGACTTGTGCCGGTGCCATCCAGTTTGCAGATGCCGTCCGCCTTGTCTATCGCCGAGGTCAGTTCATGCAGGCGGCCACGCCGCAGGGTGTCGGAGCCATGTCAGCAATCTTCGGGTTGAATGCTCAACTTGTCGAGGAGATTTGTCGGGAACATTCTCGTGACGATGCAATCGTTGTGGTCGCCAACCATAACTCCGCTGATCAGATCGTCATCTCCGGTCATGCACATGCGGTGCGGCAAGTAGAAGAAGCGTGCAAGCAGCATGGCTCGACTTCTGTTGTCAGCCTTAAGGTGAGTGCGCCTTTCCATTCGCCACTCATGGTGCAAGCCGCCGAACAATTACATGAAGAACTGAAGCGATACACGTACTGCGATCCCAAATGGCCTGTGATTTCCAATGTGACTGCACAACCTTATGTCCATGCTAATCAACTGGTCGATTTACTCACAGCCCAGACAACCAGCGCAGTTCGCTGGCAATCGACGATGGATTACTTGGTAAAACAGGGAGCGAATACGGTAATTGAGCTCGGTCCGAAAAATGTACTGACAAATTTGGCCAAAGGATATCCCGTTCGTGCCTTTGCTTTTGACAAGCAAGGGGAGATCAATCGTTATCAGCAAGAGCTTCAGGATGCCAAAAAGCGTAATCAAGCAGCGATTGCCCAACTGGTCGATTCTTGCATTGCGATTGCCGTTTGCACCAAAAACCGCGGTCTCGATGAAGAAGTGTACCAGCAAGGAGTAATCGCTCCCTATCAAGCGCTACAACAACTGAGGCAACAGCTGGAACAAGAAGAAAAAGAGGGGGGCTATGGGGATGTACAGGAAGCTTTTTCTCTGCTTCGTCTGATCTTGCAAACAAAAAAAGCTCCTGACGCGGAACAAGCCATGCGCTTTGAACAGCTGACCAGCAAACCGGACTTGCAACAGCGGTTTCCTGAGATCGGCAACGAATGGCAAGCAAGCTAA